Below is a genomic region from Streptomyces sp. RPA4-2.
CTGACGCCGTGCGGATCGACCCGCTCGCCGTGCTCGCGGAGACGGCAGGTCACGACGACCCCGAGCGCTGGTGGGAGGACGCGGTCGAGCACCGGAGCGGAACCGGCGCCGATCCGTTCGCGCCGTTCGCCGTCCTGGAGGAGGCGATGGGAGCACTGCGGGAGGCGTACGGGGGCGGCGGACACGACCGGGACCCGGAGCGGGAGGCGTACATGCGGCTCCAGGTGCGCGCGGCACAGCGCGAGTTCGGGGACGACGTGGCCGTGGTGTGCGGGGCCTGGCACGTGCCCGCGCTGCGCCGCGGCACCACGGTCGCCGCCGACCGGGCGCTGCTCAAGGGGCTGCCCAGGACCAAGGCCGACATGACATGGGTGCCGTGGACGCACCGCAGGCTGTCCCGGGCCGGCGGGTACGGCGCGGGCATCGACTCACCGGGCTGGTACGGACACCTCTTCGGCGCCCCCGACCGCCCGGTCGAGCGATGGATGACGAAGGTGGCCCGGCTGCTGCGCGACGAGGACCTGATGGTCTCCGCCGCGCACGTCATCGAGGCGGTGCGGCTCGCCGGCACGCTCGCCGCCGTACGGGGCCGCCCGCTGCCCGGACTGACCGAGACCACCGACGCCGTTCGGGCCGTGATGTGCGAGGGCTCGGACGTGCCGCTGGGGCTCGTGCACGACCGGCTCGTGGTCGGCGATGTGCTGGGCGAGGTGCCGCGGTCCGCCCCCGCGGTGCCGCTGCAGCGCGACCTCGCCCGGCTCCAGAAGCGGCTGCGGATCAAACCCGAGCCGCTGGAGCGGGAGTTGGAGCTCGACCTGCGGGGCGAGACCGACGCGGGGCGCAGCAGGCTCCTGCACCGGCTGCGGCTGCTCGGCATCGGCTGGGGCGAGCCCGCCGCATCCCGTGGCAGCACCGGCACCTTCCGGGAGACCTGGCGGCTGCGCTGGGAGCCGGAGCTGTCCGTGCGGGTCGCCGAGGCCGGGGTGTGGGGCACGACCGTGCTGTCCGCGGCGACCGCCAGGGCGGAGGCGGACGCCGTCGCCGCGCCGGCCCTGGCCGACGTCACGGCACTCGCCGAGCGCTGTCTGCTCGCCGGGCTCACGGACGCCCTGCCCGTGGTGATGCGGGTCCTCGCCGACCGGGCGGCCCTGGACACGGACGTCGGCCACCTCGCGCAGGCGCTGCCCGCGCTGGTCCGCTCGCTGCGCTACGGGGACGTTCGCGGCACGGACACACAGGCCCTCACCGAGGTCGCCGCGGGCCTCGCCGAGCGGATCTTCGTCGGTCTCCCGCCGGCCTGCGCGGCACTCGACGCCGAGGCCGCCGAGGACATGCGGCGCCATGTGGACGCGGTGCACGGCGCGGTGGGACTGCTGGGGGAGACAGGACTGTTGGGAGAGACGGCCACGGCAAGACCGTCCGCCGGCGGACCGCCCGGCACGGGGATGCGCGGTCGCTGGCACTCCGTGCTGCGGGTGCTGGCCGGCCGCGACACCGTCCCCGGCGTGCTCCGTGGGCGGGCCGTGCGACTGCTGCTGGACGACGGCGAGCTGGGGCAGGAGGAGGCCGCCCGGCTCATGGGACTCGTGCTGTCGCCGGGCACGGAGCCGGCGGACGCGGCCGCGTGGATCGAGGGGTTCGTCGGCGGCGGCTCCGGCGGAGGCATGCTGCTCGTGCACGACGAGCGGCTGCTCGGACTGGTCGACGCGTGGCTGACGGGGGTGCCGGCGGAGGCGTTCACCGATGTGCTCCCGCTGCTGCGGCGCACGTTCTCGGCGTACGAGGCGGGCGTGCGCAGGACGTTGGGGGAGCTGGTCCGGCGCGGCCCGGGGGCGCGGGGGAGCGCCGCGGCCGCCGCCGGCATACCCGGGTTCGACCCGGAGCTGGACGCGGGGCGCGCCGACGCCGTCCTGCCGGTGCTGCGTCTGCTGCTCGGGCCGGACGACAACGAGACCGTCGATGGCAACGAGACCGCTCACGACAACGACACCGAAACCGCCGACACCGAAGCCGCCGACACCGAAGCCGCCGACGCAGACGAATTCAACGGGGGCGAGGAATCCACCGACGCCGACGACCTTGTGGGGGCGGACCGATGACCTCAGTACCGCTGGACCCGGCCGACGCGCCCCGACCCGACGGCGGCGCGCCCCGGCCGGTCGACGCGCGCCGTGCGAACGCCTCGGCCGACGAGCGGCTGCGGCGCTGGCGACTCGTGCTCGGCGGCGACGAGGCCGACGGCACCGGACGCGCGCTCGCCGGGCAGGACGCGGCGATGGACGGCGCGCTCACCGCGTTGTACGGAAAGGGGAGCGGGACGCAGTCGGGGCGGGACCGCTCGGCGGGGCTCGGGGCGTCCGCACCGTCGGTCGCGCGCTGGCTCGGGGACATCCGGACGTACTTCCCCTCGTCCGTCGTGCAGGTCATGCAGCGCGACGCGATCGACCGGCTCGGGCTGTCCGCTCTGCTGCTGGAGCCCGAGATGCTGGAGGCGGTGGAGGCCGACGTGCATCTGGTGGGCACCCTCCTCTCCCTCAACAAGGCCATGCCGGAGACGACGAAGGAGACCGCGCGGGCCGTCGTGCGCAAGGTCGTCGAGGACCTGGAGAAGCGGCTCGCCACCCGCACCCGCGCCTCGCTCTCCGGCGCCCTCGACCGCAGCGCCCGCGTCACCCGCCCCCGCCACCACGACATCGACTGGAACCGCACGATCGCGGCCAACCTGAAGCACTACCTGCCCGAACACCGCACGGTCGTTCCCGAGCGGCTGATCGGTTACGGACGTGCCTCGCGGTCCGTGAAGAAGGAGGTCGTCCTGTGCGTCGACCAGTCGGGCTCGATGGCAGCGTCCGTCGTCTACGCGTCCGTCTTCGGGGCCGTCCTCGCGTCGATGCGGTCCATCGCCACCCGGCTCGTCGTCTTCGACACGGCCGTCGTGGACCTCACCGACCAGCTCGACGACCCGGTCGACGTCCTCTTCGGCACCCGGCTCGGCGGCGGAACGGACATCAACCGGGCGCTCGCGTACTGCCAGTCGCAGATCACCCGGCCCGCCGACACCGTGGTCGTGCTCATCAGCGACCTCTACGAAGGAGGCATACGCCACGAGATGCTGAAGCGGGTGGCGGCGATGAAGGCGTCGGGGGTGCAGTTCGTGACGCTGCTGGCGCTGTCCGACGAGGGGACGCCGGCCTACGACCGGGAGCACGCGGCGGCACTCGCGGCGCTGGGCGCACCGGCGTTCGCCTGCACCCCCGATCTGTTTCCCGACGTGATGGCGGCGGCGATCGAGAAGCGTCCGCTTCCCGTGCCCGACGTCGGGGGACGAGAGCCGAAAAACCGGACATGAATACCCATCGGTAACAGGGGGCTTGCGCAACCTCGGGAGTCCCGTGCGAGGATCAGCGCCTCTTCGAATCGAACGGTGCGCCGCGTTCCGTCCCGTACCGCCCGGCCCGCCGCACGGAGGCTCTCCCCGTCTTGATCCCGACCGCCGCACCGCCCGTCGCCGGTGCCGCTCTGCGCCTGCTGCGCACGGCGGCGGGACGGCGTGCGCTGCAAGCGGCGGTGCTGGTGGGCGGGGTGTTCGCCCTCGGCTTCCTCTGCGGGGAACAGGCTCACGCGGTGGACGGCCGGACGCCCACGGCTCCGCCCACGTCAGTGGCTTCGGTGGTGGAACGGGTCGCGCAGCCGATGCGCGCCGCGACGACCGGACCACCGGCCGGGCAGCCCGCGGGCAACTCGACCGAGCGGAAGCCGCGGCCGCGCCCGCAGCCGAACCAGAAGCGGAAGTCGCAGCCGGAGTTGTTCCAGAGGCTGGAGTCGCTCCAGAAGTCGCAGCCGGAGCCGGAGTTTTTCCAGAAGCTGGAGTCGCTCCAGGAGTCGCGGAAGCCGCAGAAGTCGCAGCCGAACCCGGAGTCGCTTCTGAAGCCGCGGAAGCCGCAGGAGGCACGGCAGCCGCGGCAGAAGCACCTCGCGGCACGGACGGAAGTAGCCCGGATGTCGTCGTCGGCCGACCGTGCCGGCTCCCTGGTCACCGAGACCGTCGGCAGCGTCGTACGACCGGTTGCCGACACCGTCGTCCGGTCGGTCGGCGATCCAGCGGAAACGCTCACCGGGAAACTGGTCGCATTCCTGCCGGGCACCCTTCCGGGACTGTCGGTACCGCCGGCACCCCCGGTACGCCCGGCGGTCCCGCGGGTGCCGGCCGTCCCGTCGCTTCCGTCCCCGTCGTCGCGTGCCGGTGCGCTCACGTCCCCGGACCACCCGCGACGGGCGGGCGCGGTGGGCGCGCCGGTTCCGGACCCGGTGGCACCCGACGCCGCCGGGAGGGAGCCGGGCTCCGCGGCTGTCCTCACGTACGGCCCCGCGGGCCTCGGCGTGGACGGCCGGGCGGATGCCACGCACCGCGCACACGGCCGGTACGGACAGCACGGCCGACATGGCCGGCACCGCAACCGGGGCCCGGTGGCAGGACCGGCTCCCGCGCGTCAGGCGCCGGCCGGTGACTCCTCGGGCGCGCCGGGCGACCGGCCGGCGGTCGACGGCGGCGGGGCATGGCACGGCGACGCGTATGCCGTCGCCCCGGACCACCGCGCGCCCCTGCCGCTCGTGTCCGTTCCGTCCGAGGCCGTGACCGCGGCCGGGACCCGGGACAGGTACCGGGACATACCGGTTTTCCCCGGCTAGGACTCCCCTTTCCTGGTCGGTGCCCCGCTCCCGCGAGCACGGCACGCGTCCCACCAGGCGCCCGCCGCGAACGGCGATGTCCGGGACATGACCGAACCGGCCGTCCCGCGCACCCGACACACCTGACCCATCCGTACACACCCAGACTCCGCGGGGCCGCAGCCCCGGACGGCCGAAACCCGTCGGATCCGTCCGGCCGTACCCCGCGGACGGGACAGGTGGTCCCCATTGGGGTGGGGAACACCGGTCCCGGGCCCCTCAAGGGCCTGTTCAAGGGGCCTCACCGGGCCAACCCCAGCCCGGTGAGGCCCTGCCCCGCCAAGGGGCCGGCCGGATCTGTGACAGGTATCACCGCTGAGGTGTGATCTGCGATTTAGGGACCCGCGTCCCACGGCGATAACCTGCGAGACGGACATGCCGCGCGCTCGGACATCGTGTGCGCCACCCTTGTGACAGCGGACGTCACGTTGCCCTTCGCGGCACGCCCACGCATCCAACGAACCGCGAGATCACTGATAGGGACGGACGCGCGTGGACCTGTTCGAGTACCAGGCGAGGGACCTCTTCGCCAAGCACGGTGTACCGGTGCTGGCCGGTGAAGTCATTGACACGCCTGAGGCAGCCCGCGAGGCGACCGAGCGTCTTGGCGGCAAGTCCGTCGTCAAGGCCCAGGTGAAGGTCGGTGGCCGCGGCAAGGCCGGCGGCGTCAAGCTCGCCGCCACCCCGGACGAGGCCGTCGCCCGCGCGACGGACATCCTCGGCATGGACATCAAGGGCCACACGGTCCACAAGGTGATGATCGCCGAGACCGCGCCCGAGATCGTCGAGGAGTACTACGTCTCGTACCTCCTCGACCGCACGAACCGCACCTTCCTCGCCATGGCGTCCGTACAGGGCGGCGTGGAGATCGAGGTCGTCGCGGAGGAGAACCCCGAGGCCCTCGCGAAGGTCCCGGTCGACGCCAACGAGGGCGTCTCGATCGAGAAGGCCCGCGAGATCGTCGCCCAGGCGAAGTTCCCGGCCGAGGTGGCCGAGCAGGTCGCCGAGATCCTGGTGACTCTGTGGGACACCTTCATCAAGGAGGACGCCCTCCTCGTCGAGGTGAACCCGCTCGCCAAGGTCGCCTCCGGCAAGGTCATCGCCCTTGACGGCAAGGTGTCGCTGGACGAGAACGCCGAGTTCCGTCAGCCGGACCACGAGGCGCTCGTCGACCACGCGGCGGCCAACCCGCTCGAGGCCGCCGCCAAGGCGAAGAACCTCAACTACGTCAAGCTCGACGGCGAGGTCGGCATCATCGGCAACGGCGCGGGTCTCGTCATGAGCACCCTGGACGTCGTCGCGTACGCCGGTGAGAACCACGGTGGCGTGAAGCCCGCCAACTTCCTCGACATCGGCGGTGGCGCCTCCGCCGCCGTCATGGCGAACGGCCTGGAGATCATCCTCGGCGACCCGGACGTCAAGTCCGTCTTCGTCAACGTCTTCGGTGGCATCACCGCCTGTGACGAGGTCGCCAACGGCATCGTCCAGGCGCTGCAGCTGCTCGCCGACAAGGGCGAGGAAGTCACCAAGCCGCTGGTCGTGCGTCTGGACGGCAACAACGCCGAACTGGGTCGCAAGATCCTGTCGGACGCCAACCACCCGCTGGTCCAGCGCGTGGACACCATGGACGGCGCGGCCGACAAGGCCGCCGAGCTCGCGGCTGCGAAGTAAGGGACGAGGGAAACAACCGCCATGGCTATCTTCCTCAACAAGGACAGCAAGGTCATCGTCCAGGGCATGACCGGTGCCACGGGCATGAAGCACACCAAGCTCATGCTCGCGGACGGCACGAACATCGTCGGTGGCGTGAACCCGCGCAAGGCGGGCACGTCCGTCGACATCGACGGCACCGAGATCCCCGTCTTCGGCACGGTCGCCGAGGCGATCGAGAAGACGGGCGCCAACGTGTCCGTCCTCTTCGTGCCGCCGGCCTTCGCGAAGGCCGCCGTGGTCGAGGCGATCGACGCGGAGATCCCCCTCGCGGTCGTCATCACCGAGGGCATCGCCGTCCACGACTCCGCCGCCTTCTGGGCGTACGCGAAGGCGAAGGGCAACAAGACCCGCATCATCGGCCCGAACTGCCCCGGTCTCATCACCCCGGGCCAGTCCAACGCCGGCATCATCCCGGGCGACATCACGAAGCCGGGCCGCATCGGCCTGGTCTCGAAGTCCGGCACGCTGACGTACCAGATGATGTACGAGCTCCGTGACATCGGCTTCTCGTCCGCCGTCGGCATCGGTGGCGACCCGGTCATCGGTACGACGCACATCGACGCGCTCGCCGCGTTCGAGGCCGACCCCGACACCGACCTGATCGTCATGATCGGCGAGATCGGCGGCGACGCCGAGGAGCGCGCGGCGGACTTCATCGCCAAGAACGTGACGAAGCCGGTCGTCGGCTACGTCGCGGGCTTCACCGCGCCCGAGGGCAAGACCATGGGCCACGCCGGCGCCATCGTCTCCGGCTCCTCCGGCACGGCCGCCGCGAAGAAGGAGGCCCTCGAGGCCGCCGGCGTCAAGGTCGGCAAGACGCCGACCGAGACGGCGAAGCTGGCGCGCGAACTGCTCAAGGGCTGACACGCAGCAGCGAGACGGGCCCGCACCCCCTGGGGTGCGGGCCCGTCCGCGTTCGCGCCGTCTGCGTTCGCGCCGTCTGCGTTCGCGCCGTCTGCGTTCGCGCCGTCTGCGTTCGCGCCGTCTGCGTTCGCGCCGTCCGCGCGGTTCGCGCCGTTCTCACCGCGGATCCGGGACCAGTCGCTCCGGACCGCTCGCCGTCGCCGCCTTGAGCCGGGCGCGCAGGGCCAGCTCCTCCTGGGACAGCGGCCCGGGAGCGATCCGCGGCGGCAGACCGTTCACCGTCGCGCCCGGGGCCAGGGGCGGTTCGTAGTGGTCGGGGGCGGCCCTGAGGGTCAGCGAGGTGATGCCGATGAAGACGGCTGTCAAGGCCATCGCCGCACGCGTCCAGCGCAGGACCCGGCGCTCGCTGGCCCAGCGGACCATGAAGGGTTTCCCGGCGTCCGGCCGCTCCGTCCCGGCCACCTCGGCGAGCCGCCGGTGCAGGTTCTCGGAATCCGCGAGCTCCGGCAGTCGCGTGGCCACGGTCTCGCGCGCGTGCAGCAGCCGGTTGGCCGCCGCCGGCGTGCTCGCCTCCGTCTCGGCCGCCGTCTCCGGCAGGTCGAGCCCGACACCGTCGTAGAGCAGCAGGGTCCGCCGGTGCATCGGCGGCAGTTCCAGGAGTACGGAGAGCAGCGCGCGGTCGTCGGTGTCGGCGGGCGGTGGCTCCGCGTGCCGGTACCGCGGCCGGAACCGGTGCCAGGGCGAGAGCGCGTACTCGTACGCGACCGCCCGCACCCACCCCGCCGGATCCCGGTCCACGGCCACCTCGGGCCACCGCTGCCAGGCCGACTGGAAGGCCCGCTCCACCGACTCGCGCGCCAGTTCGCGCCGTCCGGTGAGCAGATAGGTCTGCCGCAGGAGGGCGGGGGCGCAGAACCCGTAGAGCGCGTCGAAGGCCTGAGCGGGCGTCAGACCGATGGGGACGGGCTCGTACCCCGGACCCCACTCGGGCCCGGCCGCGGGCTCCGCCCCGGAGCCGGTCGGTGCCGCCGGCGGGTTCGCCGGTCTGGGCGGCGGCTGTACGGGGCCGGCGGCGACGCCGGCCAGGACGGGGGCGGCGGCCTCGTCCCGCGGGCCGCCCGGACGCGCGTCCCCTCCGTCGTCGCCGCGACGGCCGAGGCCCCGGATCCTCCGGCGGTCGCTCCGGTGGTCGTCGCGAGCGTCGGGGGCATCGGGGTTCTCGGGGTTTCCGCGGACGCCCTCCTGATGGCCAGTCACCTGGCTGGACGTCAGTAGCCGCGCGTACGCATCCCGTTCGCGCCCGCACGGTGTCGCACGACCGGACTCCCACGAGCGCACGGTCGCGGCCGTGACGCCCACCTCGGCCGCGATGTCGGCGTGGCTCAGCGACTTGGCCTCGCGCAGCCGGCGGCGCTCCTCGCGGCCGGGCAGGGGGGTTACGGGGTCTCCTGGCGTTGCGGGCCCCACCGGACTGCCCTTCCGTACGAAAAGGTACATAGCTGCATATTGAGCGACACATCCAAGCTTTGCCCGTTACGACGAGAAAGCGCGTGTCGTTGGGAGCATGGCGGGGTGACACAGATGACCGACCACAGGCTTTCGTTGTCGCTCCTGATCACCCGGATGCGTCGCCGATCACCCGGACTGGCCGCCGGCTTCCTGGGCGGTGCGCTCGCGGCGGGGCTCGGGCTCGGCTCGCTCGCCGTCCTCGTCATGATGCTGTGGATCAGCTCGCCGTACCCGGACAGCGGGCCCGGTGGCGCGCTGCACGTCGCGGCCGCGCTGTGGCTGCTCGCGCACGGAGTGGAGCTGGCGCGCACCGACACCCTGTCGGGCCTGCCCATGCCGGTGGGTCTCACCCCGCTGCTCCTGGCGGTGTTCCCCGCGTGGCTGGTGCACCGCGCGGCGCGCGACGCCGCCGACGCCGACGCGGGGGCCTCGGGACGCACGGTGTGGGCCGGGACCGTCGCGGGCTATCTGACCTTGAGCGTGGCGGCGGTGCTCTACACCGCGGGCGGGGAACTGCGGCCGTCCTGGGCGTGGTCGGGGCTGTGCCTGCCCCTGCTCACCGCGAGCGCGGCGGGGGCCGGGGTGTGGACGGCCTACGGGCACCCGCGCGGACCCGTGCCGTTCTGGGTGGGCCGGGCTCTCGCCCGTCCGCCGGTACCCGCCGGGGTACGGCGCTGGGCCACCGGCGAGCCGCCGGCGCCGTGGGTCGGACGGTGGCTCGGCGCCTCGGCGCGGGCGGCGCTCGCCGGGGCGGCGGTGCTCGTCGGGGGCGGGGCGCTGCTGGTGGGGGTGTCGCTGGTGTGGCACGGCGATCTGGCGCGAGACTCCTTCCAGCAGCTCACCGCGGTGTGGTCGGGGCGGTTCGCCGTCCTCCTGCTCTGTCTGGCGCTGGTGCCGAACGCGGCGGTGTGGGGGCCGCGTACGCCCTCGGTCCCGGTGTGGTGCTGGGGGCCGGACAGGTCGCGGGGCCGTTGTCCGCGGCGGCGCCGGAGCCGTTGCTGCTTAAGCGTTTCCCCTGTTGGCGGCGGTGCCGGAGGCCGGGGGGCCGTGGAGTTGGCGGGGGCGGCCGTGCCGGTGGCGGCCGGGGTGACGGTGGTGTGGTTCCTGCGGAAGGCGGCTCGGGGCAGCGGGGCCGTGGAGATGGGCGGGGACGAGGGCTGGTCCCGGGGGCGGGTCGTCGCGGGGGTGGGGGTCGCGGGCGTCCTGTGCGGTCTCGTGATGGCGCTGCTCGCCGGGCTGGCGGGCGGGCCGCTGGGGGTTGGCGCGCTGGCTCACTTCGGGCCGGTGTGGTGGCAGGCGGGGGGTGCCGTGGTGGTGTGGACGGTGGGGGTCGGGGTGCCGGTGGGGGCGGTGGTGCCGGGGATCGGGCGGCGGCGGATTTCCTGGGCGGCTGCGTCGTCCGTGGTGTCCGTGGTGTCCGCGGTGTCCGTGCTTAAGCGTGGTTGTCGTGGACTCCGTGGCGGGCGCGTGAGGGCGGGGCGCGGGTGGCGGAGCCGGAGTCCGCGTCGATGTCGGGGGCGGCGTCGGGGTCCGTGGTGTCGCAGGCGACCGGGGGGTCGGTCCTTGTGGCGGACCCGGAGGGTGAGCGGGATCCCAGTCATGCGCCGTACGACCTGCTGCCGTCCGACGACATGGGGATGGCGTGGCACGAGGATGTGGTCAGGGAGGCGCGGTGGGCGGCGTTGCGGGAGGCGTCGGCGTCGCTGGAGCTGCCGGATCCGGAGCCGGAGCGCTGAGGTGACGGACGGGTTCCTCGCCCCCGCCGCCCCAGACCCCGCCAAGGGGCTGCCGCCCCTGGACCCCCGCTTCGCCCGAAGGGCTCGTCCTCAAACGCCGGACGGGCTGATGGTGCTTAAGCCTGGGCTGCGGATTTTCAGCCCGTCCGGCGTTTGAGGACAAGGCCCTCAAGGCCGACCGGGGGTCTGGGGGCGGAGCCCCCAGACGTGGGGACGCGCTAGTTCTGCGTACCCAGCAGACCCCGCAGATCCTTCGGCAGAAGCTCGTTGCAGGACTGCTTCGCCGCATGGGTGAGCGCGTCGTTCGTGCACGAGTAGTAGTCGCTGTAGACGAGCTGCGCGGAGAACATCGCGGCGACCATGGCGATGGCGAGGGACGCGGTGACGAGACCGCTGACCGCCGCGGTCGTCTGGGGGCGGCCGGTCGGGTCGGGTGCCGGCGCGTCCGGATCCGGCTTGCGAGGCTTGGCGCGCAGGGCGCTGACACCCCAGTACAGCGCGAGCGCGCCGAGCAGCAGGGCCACGTACGGCCAGCTGAACAGGGCGAAGAAGAAGGCCCACATGCCGGAGAGCAGCGCGTAGCGCGCCCGGCGCTGGGCGGGGTCCGTCGGGTCCCAGCGCATTCCGGAGCCCGGACCTCCACCGGGTCCTTCCGGGCCGCCCTGGCCCTGGGGGGCACCGGGTCGCTCACCGAAGCCGCCGCCGGGCGAACGGCCCGGCTGCTGGTCGCTCCACTGATTGCCCCGGGGGGAGTGCTGCCCGGAGCCGCCGTTCTCGTCCGGGTCCTGTCCGCCCGCGGGGCGTCTGGGCTGCCAGGGCCGGTCGGGCGTGCCCTCCGGCGGCGGAGCGAACGGATTGTGGTCGTCGGGGCCGGAGCCGGACCCCGAGCCGCTCCCACCTGCCGAGCCGCCCCCGCCCGAGGCGTTGCCCTCGCCCGAGGAGCCACGTCCGCCCGAGGAGTCGCCCCCGCCCGAGGGCGCGTTCCCGTTCTCCTGCGGCGGGGTGGGCGAAGGGCGCCGCTCGCGCAGCAGGAGCGGAGGGAGTCGGAGACTGCGGTCCGGCATCAGGTGTGCGTCTTCCCCTTGGTGGTTCTGGCGGGCGGCGTGTCCGCACGGCTTCGTGCTCGCGACGCGTACCCCGGGTTTCCTGTCCAGGACTGGCACCCAGGGCTCGTACCCCGGACGTTCGTCCCCGGGGCGTGCCCCGGATGTTCCTGTCCGTCCCTGGTCAACGTCCCGCAGACACAGGGCGTTCCCCATGCCGAACGGTGTTCCCGGGAGGTTCCTCCCCAGACGCTACCTTCCGGCCACGCCCCCGTCCCGTGGGGGCTGCCCGGTGTGCCGGTATCGTTGCTGACGGTCGGCCGGTTCGTAGACTTCCCCGTATCCCGGGGCGCGAAGCATTCGTACGACCGTACAAACGCTCCCCCGAGAAAGGGCCCCGTCGTGGCCAAGGCCAAGCGCCTCGTCGTGCTGGTCTCCGGATCAGGCACGAATCTGCAGGCACTGCTCGACGCCGTCGCGGAGGCCGGGCCCGAGGGCTACGGGGCCCGGATCGTGGCCGTCGGCGCCGACCGCGACGGCATCGAGGGGCTCGCGCGCGGCGAGCGGGCGGGACTGTCCACCTTCGTCCGGCGCGTGAAGGACTACGGCAGCCGGGACGAGTGGGACGCGGCGCTCACCGAGGCGGTCGCCGCCCATGAGCCCGACCTCGTGGTCTCCGCCGGGTTCATGAAGATCGTGGGGAAGCGGTTCCTCGCCAGGTTCGGCGGGCGGATCGTCAACACGCACCCCGCCCTGCTGCCGAGTTTCCCGGGGGCCCACGGTGTGCGCGACGCGCTCGCGTACGGCGCGAAGGTCACCGGATGCACCGTCCACTTCGTCGACGACGGCGTCGACACCGGGCCGATCATCGCCCAGGGCGTGGTCGAGGTCCGGGACGAGGACGACGAGAGCGCTCTGCACGAGCGCATCAAGGAAGTCGAGCGAGAACTGCTCGTCGATGTCGTGGGGCGGCTCGCCCGCAACGGCTATCGCATTGAGGGACGAAAGGTAGTTATCCAGTGACCGCCGACAGCACAGTCACGGCCGAGGGCACTGCGGGCACCAGGCGGGCCATCAGGCGCGCGCTCGTCAGTGTCTACGACAAGACCGGGCTCGAAGAGCTCGCGCGCGGGCTGCACGAGGCCGGTGTCGAGCTGGTGTCCACCGGCTCCACCGCCGCCCGCATCGCCGCGTCCGGCGTCCCCGTCACCAAGGTCGAGGAACTCACCGGCTTCCCCGAGTGCCTCGACGGCCGCGTCAAGACCCTGCACCCCAGGGTCCACGCGGGCATCCTCGCCGACCTGCGGCTCGCCGGCCACCGGGAGCAGCTCGCCGAGCTCGGCGTCGAGCCGTTCGACCTCGTCGTGGTGAACCTCTACCCCTTCCGCGAGACGGTCGCCTCGGGCGCGACGCCCGACGAGTGCGTCGAGCAGATCGACATCGGCGGTCCCTCGATGGTGCGGGCGGCCGCCAAGAACCACCCGTCCGTCGCCGTCGTCACCAGCCCGGACCGGTACGCCGCCGTCCTGGCCGCCGTCGAGGAGGGGGGCTTCGACCTCACCGCCCGCAAGCGGCTCGCGGCGGAGGCCTTCCAGCACACCGCCTCGTACGACGTCGCCGTCGCCTCCTGGTTCGCGGACGACTACGCAGCGGCCGACACCAGCGGCTTCCCCGACTTCCTCGGGCACACCTACGAGCGGAAGAACACCCTGCGGTACGGGGAGAACCCCCACCAGGGTGCCGCGCTCTACGTCGACGGCACGGGCGGCC
It encodes:
- a CDS encoding DUF5682 family protein, which produces MPPARAGGPLLLGVRHHGPGSARAVRAALDAASPRTVLIEGPPEADTLIPLAADPDMRPPVALLAHAVDEPGRSAFWPLAEFSPEWVAIRWAIDHGVPARFIDLPATHTLAWEKEEPPRSPAEPTADAVRIDPLAVLAETAGHDDPERWWEDAVEHRSGTGADPFAPFAVLEEAMGALREAYGGGGHDRDPEREAYMRLQVRAAQREFGDDVAVVCGAWHVPALRRGTTVAADRALLKGLPRTKADMTWVPWTHRRLSRAGGYGAGIDSPGWYGHLFGAPDRPVERWMTKVARLLRDEDLMVSAAHVIEAVRLAGTLAAVRGRPLPGLTETTDAVRAVMCEGSDVPLGLVHDRLVVGDVLGEVPRSAPAVPLQRDLARLQKRLRIKPEPLERELELDLRGETDAGRSRLLHRLRLLGIGWGEPAASRGSTGTFRETWRLRWEPELSVRVAEAGVWGTTVLSAATARAEADAVAAPALADVTALAERCLLAGLTDALPVVMRVLADRAALDTDVGHLAQALPALVRSLRYGDVRGTDTQALTEVAAGLAERIFVGLPPACAALDAEAAEDMRRHVDAVHGAVGLLGETGLLGETATARPSAGGPPGTGMRGRWHSVLRVLAGRDTVPGVLRGRAVRLLLDDGELGQEEAARLMGLVLSPGTEPADAAAWIEGFVGGGSGGGMLLVHDERLLGLVDAWLTGVPAEAFTDVLPLLRRTFSAYEAGVRRTLGELVRRGPGARGSAAAAAGIPGFDPELDAGRADAVLPVLRLLLGPDDNETVDGNETAHDNDTETADTEAADTEAADADEFNGGEESTDADDLVGADR
- a CDS encoding VWA domain-containing protein, with the translated sequence MTSVPLDPADAPRPDGGAPRPVDARRANASADERLRRWRLVLGGDEADGTGRALAGQDAAMDGALTALYGKGSGTQSGRDRSAGLGASAPSVARWLGDIRTYFPSSVVQVMQRDAIDRLGLSALLLEPEMLEAVEADVHLVGTLLSLNKAMPETTKETARAVVRKVVEDLEKRLATRTRASLSGALDRSARVTRPRHHDIDWNRTIAANLKHYLPEHRTVVPERLIGYGRASRSVKKEVVLCVDQSGSMAASVVYASVFGAVLASMRSIATRLVVFDTAVVDLTDQLDDPVDVLFGTRLGGGTDINRALAYCQSQITRPADTVVVLISDLYEGGIRHEMLKRVAAMKASGVQFVTLLALSDEGTPAYDREHAAALAALGAPAFACTPDLFPDVMAAAIEKRPLPVPDVGGREPKNRT
- the sucC gene encoding ADP-forming succinate--CoA ligase subunit beta — its product is MDLFEYQARDLFAKHGVPVLAGEVIDTPEAAREATERLGGKSVVKAQVKVGGRGKAGGVKLAATPDEAVARATDILGMDIKGHTVHKVMIAETAPEIVEEYYVSYLLDRTNRTFLAMASVQGGVEIEVVAEENPEALAKVPVDANEGVSIEKAREIVAQAKFPAEVAEQVAEILVTLWDTFIKEDALLVEVNPLAKVASGKVIALDGKVSLDENAEFRQPDHEALVDHAAANPLEAAAKAKNLNYVKLDGEVGIIGNGAGLVMSTLDVVAYAGENHGGVKPANFLDIGGGASAAVMANGLEIILGDPDVKSVFVNVFGGITACDEVANGIVQALQLLADKGEEVTKPLVVRLDGNNAELGRKILSDANHPLVQRVDTMDGAADKAAELAAAK
- the sucD gene encoding succinate--CoA ligase subunit alpha; its protein translation is MAIFLNKDSKVIVQGMTGATGMKHTKLMLADGTNIVGGVNPRKAGTSVDIDGTEIPVFGTVAEAIEKTGANVSVLFVPPAFAKAAVVEAIDAEIPLAVVITEGIAVHDSAAFWAYAKAKGNKTRIIGPNCPGLITPGQSNAGIIPGDITKPGRIGLVSKSGTLTYQMMYELRDIGFSSAVGIGGDPVIGTTHIDALAAFEADPDTDLIVMIGEIGGDAEERAADFIAKNVTKPVVGYVAGFTAPEGKTMGHAGAIVSGSSGTAAAKKEALEAAGVKVGKTPTETAKLARELLKG
- a CDS encoding helix-turn-helix domain-containing protein; its protein translation is MYLFVRKGSPVGPATPGDPVTPLPGREERRRLREAKSLSHADIAAEVGVTAATVRSWESGRATPCGRERDAYARLLTSSQVTGHQEGVRGNPENPDAPDARDDHRSDRRRIRGLGRRGDDGGDARPGGPRDEAAAPVLAGVAAGPVQPPPRPANPPAAPTGSGAEPAAGPEWGPGYEPVPIGLTPAQAFDALYGFCAPALLRQTYLLTGRRELARESVERAFQSAWQRWPEVAVDRDPAGWVRAVAYEYALSPWHRFRPRYRHAEPPPADTDDRALLSVLLELPPMHRRTLLLYDGVGLDLPETAAETEASTPAAANRLLHARETVATRLPELADSENLHRRLAEVAGTERPDAGKPFMVRWASERRVLRWTRAAMALTAVFIGITSLTLRAAPDHYEPPLAPGATVNGLPPRIAPGPLSQEELALRARLKAATASGPERLVPDPR